In the genome of Cynocephalus volans isolate mCynVol1 chromosome 10, mCynVol1.pri, whole genome shotgun sequence, the window AATAAGTAATTGATTTAGACTCTAGATCTCATGCTCTCTCACCTGCACTGTATTGTGTCTCGTGTTGTAAAGTTGATCaaagaaagagaattttaaaatcaattctgCATGCAGCCAGAATGTTCAAGGTTAGTGACATTTATAGAGGGAGTTCTAAAGTCATATTTGCTGAAGGGAAATGAGGAATGGAGATTTCCTGGGGTGAGAAGccaggaagaagtaaaatgattcAGTCTTCTTTCTTCTGGGTTCAGAGAATGCCTAGGTGCACTTCTAATGCTCTGTGTCAATCTTGCACAAGAAATGTACCAGAAAAGTGTCACTAGTATTAAGTATTCCAAACTTCTCCGGGGATGCCCGAGTTCCCATTATTAGAAATGATTTGGATTAAGGGGCACTCTAGCCCCATGATTCCTAGGATTTGAGAGACCATTTCGTCTTTTGTAAGGCCCCTGGTTGGAGATGTTGCACCACTCTGAAAGCTCCTTTATGGCCCCAAACATGactcacttttttcttcctttttttaaaaaacagggaaTACGAGACCAGATATTGATAGGATGAGTGAAGATCTATGGCCAGTTCACCTACACATGCTGTAGTTTCCATTTTAAGGacaatgcattattttttaacatcAGAAGAATAAGGATATTTTGCCCCATTTCAAACACATATTGGGGATAACTGCAATTTTTCAAAGgccaagaaatgagaaaaaaaaatccaagcctTAGTCTATGGTAATTTTGGCTTTGGAAGAGAATAGTTGCTCTagttcaaaagccagaatgtatccAGTAAAAGGGGCTGCAGGAAGCAGGCGCCTCTTTCTAGATCTGGGCAGGTTCCCAATCATCCTCTGCTGGGATGGTCCTGCTGTTCAGAGATGAAGATTTGGGAGCTGCTAATGCTAACGATGCATAAATGcattttcatctattttattaAGCTGGCCTTTTCAGGTTCATTATCATTAATATTAATGGTTGAGATATGTTCCTCCAGAGACTCTGCAAATAGTTCTTCTATTGTTCAGATAAAATTTATAGCAAGTTGAAGTAAGAAGGGCACCACATGAGCCCAGGCTTGTACTTCTCATGGGAAAGAAAAGCTTTACCAGTGGCTTTGGATGGGTATGGACCTTTAGTCTATAGGTCCAGCATATTTTAAATATGGGCCATTAACTATACTGTTATGAATCCAAGAGGGAATATGAAGTTCTGTGTGGGGAAGGCAGAGAGGCATGCTGCAAATTCCCTGACATCACGTCCTCCTCTGTTGTGACTAGCTCTGGCACATTCTACCTTTTGTTGccacagtctcttccccagcaaAGGGTCACAGATTCCTCTGGATGCAGAGGTGTGGGATGAACTTCTGCAGTTTCCCTGCCCAGTGGGATAAAAGGGCCTTCCTCCCCAGAAGGGCCCACACAGAGCCCTGGCACTTGCAGCAGTGCCATCTGCATTTCCCAGAGATTTCACACTGCTACATCTCAAATGGGGCTTGAAATTTTTGGCTAGGCCAAGAGGAAGGAAGTGGCTTTACCACTTAGCCACACATCTGCTGATGAGCTCTGAGTGGGCTGTGGAACTACGGGGAGATAGCAGATTTAGGTATCGGAATCAAACGCTAACTCTGGTACACTTTAAAACAATGAGCTGTTCTGTACCTCCTAAAAACAAGATTTTGTTGGGTGTGGAGGGATCTCACAAAATCATGAGCCCCAATAAGGTCATAAGCACCAGTTCCATAGGCACGACCAGTCCAATACAAGCTCCCATACCTGATGCCTTAAAGACACCGGACCCCAGGCTCAGATGAACTCCTTACCTGTAAAACCAAGGTGTTGAATAGATGATTTCTATCATGCTCTCCAGCTCTGGAAATTTGGGACTCTAAATAGAATGGACTTCCCCTCATTAGTGAATTTCCTTGCCATTTGGATTCTAACAAGATTGTGTTTATGTTGGAAACCGCCAGCAGAAGCTGAAGCTGCCCAGGGATGAGTGAGTATCATGATACCCAGACTTCACTAGATGGAAGGGAGAGGTTGGAGTGAAGGGGACGTGCTCACCTGTGATGAAGACCTACTCTTCAGCTCCATCGCCTGCAGTTCCAGGATGCATCTGAGTCCAGTCAGGAGGGGCTCAGAAGAATGGGGGACAGGTGGCACTGGGGACTCTGGGGAGAGCGAATACAAATCTGATGCTACCTACAGGTAGAGAAGAGGAGACTAAGAGTTTCTAAAACAGCTAAAACACTAAAGAGACAAGACAGTCAAATGCAATGTGTGGCCCTTGATAAGctcctggatttaaaaaaaacccacccagctataaaggacattattgggaccACTGGGGAAAGTTAAATTTGACTGCATATTAGATgatattattttatcaatattatttttttatacatgacattggtattgtggttatgtaagaggTTGTCCTTATTTTGAGGAAATACTTGCTGAAGTGTTTAAAGTATTATGGTATCTGCAATTtttgtatggtgtgtgtgtgtatatttatatattatgtattatatatataacatgtatTTATAGAGAAAGCAAATAttgtaaattatgtattttttctttttcttttaaaaattaattattattatttttacattctaagatgttgcagagaagttgggggagtggaggaggggaagagggaggggagtaGGATGGGATGAAGGGGGGGCATGATTGAGGCTCGTGGCACCTGcctcattctggcagaggagcccaggaggcttccagcagcagcttagctggatgtggacttcaggggtgtgtggctgaggcccttggctctcCCCAACCTGGAAGCCCGGGGTGCTTCcggtggcagcctggtggtcgtctctgggctggatgtggacatcagggaggtgtggctgaggcccttggccccccatgCTCCAGCTTGGGCGCCCGGGGTGCTTCCGGTGGCAGCctagtggtcattgctgggctggatgcagatgtcgggggtATGTGGCTGAGGCGCTCAaccccccaccatcctggcttggGACCTGGAgcacttctggtccttctaggttttataggtgttctttggtggtattagacctttactgattaatattagaactttgtttctgatcgttgggttttttgtcttttctttcagtactgtGTTGGATTATGTTACTCCCACTACTTATACTCTATACTGGAATGAAttcattgtcctttgcttacttctaaaatgggggatcttcctgtgggaaccagcatttgagccctCTGGTTGAGCTAAATCgtggctttgctgctgattctctggggaagactttttgtgtagctcaggttttaattgttgaccttgtaagcacttctgggtcttgtgaaaTCCAATGACcccgggttgtgtggaaactctggtctgggcctgagtcttttcagcaaactgtaccctgtgaagttctatattcctgaccagtctccactgagtgggcctgtgctgattggagggcagatcagctgtccttgctgtaccccaatgatcccctggtgggcctgtctccctcaccccctgcactccaaacccttcccatgggacgggccgtgCATggatcccttgtgatgactcaccagccttcaaatggctccttttttcagttgtctggcCCCTCACACAGGGTCTACAGtagccctgttagtggtcttgctggcctgggggccaccaaggccctcttctcccctgtagccTCCAAGCAATTTTGTATGAAGGGCACAGTTGAGGCTTttcccagctcttgctccatgtgctcaccagggccagccttgaaatggccagaGCTCAAAATGGtgagagcagtcctttctttctcttatcgtcGCTTCTCCTGCTGccgtgaactctgtaggtctctctgcctcttcccctgagctctagcagctgcAGCTTGgcagtttgttgctttttaatagttgtaaattggttaattgtgggagaaggtgatgctggggaccatctattctgtcaTCCTGATCAGAAGAGGGAAATGGTGTATAATATTAACAGTTGGTCAATGTGGGTGGAGGTTATATGGGTGTTTATTGTGCTATTCATTCTAATCTCTGTAAATTTGAAGTCTTTCAAATAAAAAGTGTGTGAGAATGGCTCAAAGGTCAGCTCTGTGCTGTGGATGGGTTTTCTCTCTACAACCTGTTTCTTCTGTGTTTATTCACTGCACAGGTTCAGGAGTACTTGCTCCTGTCATAATTTGGGCTCACTCCTCTCTTGTTCTGTTCTCTTTGGAGACAGAGTCAGCATCCTCCTTGCAACTAGGCTGACTGAGGATGTGACGAACCTCAGGGCTGTCCCTGGAACTCATGTACACATCTCGAACCACTCCTCCTTGCCACCCATGTAAGAGCCACTTTTGAGAAGCAGCAGCAGGGACCAGAAGCTGACACTTGTTAAGtgctcactctgtgccaggcacttcatCTGCACCAGCTCAATGGATTCTCACATACCAACCTTAGTTAGCTTCTCTTATCACCTCATCTTACACATGAAGCTACAAGACTCATACTGCTTGCAAATggaagagccagaatttgaagAATCCAGGACTAATGACTCCAAAATCTTTGTTCCTGACTACTGTTGAGTGGATCTCACCTTGGAGCTGCACTGCAGTTACCTGGAGAGCATTTTCAAAACACACGTGAGCAGACCCAACTCCCAGGAGTACTGAGTTATGTGGCGGGGCTCAGGCATCTGTTGCAAGGATAGGTTTGGCTGCTTGACGTTAGCCTCCGTTGTCTCTCTAAACCTTGGGTAAGTTCCATCATGACCTGTCTGCTCTCCCATCACTGTTTCGACAGTGAACCTCTTTAACCTTAGGGATTTGCCTCAGCCCTTCTTTTCTGCCTATATCCCCCTCCATTTAGGTTGGCCATGTTAGCCTCAGTAAATTAGGTGTGATGGGTATAGTTGAACTAATGAACATACCATGCACCATTCCTCACACTTGACTTGTTGTGGAGGAGTAGCAGGAACTTAGGTGAAGGCGCCTGTGGACCTCTACATAGAGTAGAGCCCTGTGACTCCTGACAAGAAACAACTGGGAAGGGAAGACGGAGGCACAGGAGAAAGAGCAGGCTTCAGCTTTATCTctaatatttcacttattttttggtTGAGTTTCAAGAGAATTATACTTAGTAAAAAAACTTAAGGACAAAAGATgacatactgtattattccatttctataaCATTCTTGACGtgaaaaaattatagaaacagaGAACGTATAAGTGGTTGTTAGGTAAGGGGTAAATGGTTGGAGGCGGGGTGCTACATAAGGACAACCGAGGAATCCTGGCAggaatggaaatgttctgtatctcgATGGAAtagtgtcaatttcctggttgtgATACTGTACTGGAGTTTTGGAAGATTTTGCCATGGGATGAAACTGAGTAAAGACTGGGTAAACGGTACATAGGATCTCCATGTTGTTTCTTACAACTTCATATAaatcctcaaaataaaaagttaacaatAGAGgagtatataaagcaaatatgatGACATCATATTAACATCTATATGGGTTTGGGGTACATGAAAAtctgttatatttattatattattttcattatttttcaatgtttaaaaTATCTAGTAAAAATAAAACCCTCTGGAGTTACATACTCATACTTATAAGAtgtatcttcaaaaagttcatgcaaaatgGGTGCTATGAAAAAACCATGCATGGAGTGCAAGATATTTTTGGACCAAAATAAACTCACTCTAAcgtgttataacatgtctgaacaggaccTAGTCTGAGGCATTAAGAAGGAtgagacatcagtttgaaaagagccgctatcagagcaacatgaattctgctaagattgaagaaagaacaaatatcaaatttatggtgaagcttgtgtggaagaatggtgaaatcattgatactttacaaaaagtttacGGGGATGATGCCCCAGAggaatcagcagtttacaaacgATGTCCTTGAAACGTTCCTtctcattttaagaagaaaagaggtgatgttgaagatgaagcctacagtggcagaccatccgcatcaatttgtgaggaaaaaattaattttgtttgtgccctaattgaaaaggaccaaagactaacagcagaaacaatagccaaaacCACAGACATCTCAAGTAGTTCAGCATGCACAATTCcgaatgaaaaattaaagttgagcaaactttccattCAGTGGGTGCCAAAAGTGTTTTACCCAGATCAGcagcagacaagagcagagatttcatggaaattttaaacaaatgggatcaagaTTTTGAAGcacttcttcaaagaattgtaacagaagaTGACACATGGTTTTACCAGTAAGATTCTGAAGACAAAGAACAACCAAAGCcttggctaccaagaggtggaagtcatccagtcaaagcaaaaacaGACTAGTCAGGAGCAaatgtcatggcaacagttttttggtgatGCTCAAGGTGTTTTGCTtattgactttctggaggaccaaagaacaataacagctgcttattatgagagtgttttaagaaagtcagccaaagctttagcagaaaaacacccaggaaagcttcaccagagagtcctcctCCATTATGacagtgctcctgctcattcctctcatcaaacaagggcaatttttcGAGTTTCTATGGGAAATCATTAGTCATCCACCTTACTGTGATTTGAccctttctgacttctttctgacttctttttgtttcctaatcctaaaatatctttaaagggtACCTATTACTCTTCAGTTaacaatgtaaaaaagactgcattgacatggttaaattcccagcaTCTGCAGTTATtcagggatggactaaatggctggtatcattgcttacaaaagtgtcttgaatttgatggaGTCTGTGTTGAGAAATAAtagagtttatatatttttattttatctttcagttccattttttccacaagctttttgaagtccccttgtgtATATGCAGGCTTGCCCAACACCTGTTCATGGTCTGCTCAGGCTGGTGTAATAGAAGTACAAGTCTGAGGAATTTTGTAAGGGATGGAAGAAGTACTTAGCTGTGGTGCTgaccccagttgagaaccatgCTTCTGACTTTTTTCTGTCCTCATTTAGCCTGTGAAACATCTAATGCTCTTTGAGCTTTGGGACTTTCTACCTCCCTTCCACAGTGCTCTACTGAATCTCCTTGGCATattatggaaatggaaaaaattattcttctATACTTGATGACATCTACTTCTAGACTAAAAGAAGTATCACCAGGAAGGCTACCTTCTCACTAGAATCCTTCAATTTTGTGTATTATAAAAAATAGAGACATACATACCAGAACTCATTTATTATACAGCTAAAGTACAACTTCACAATACAATCAAAAGGGACTAAACGAGACATGTACAATAGTTTAaatgtagaaagagaaaagaatgtccAAAAGATCAGTTAGATTACAATATAATTTTAGTAATCATTAAGGAGTAAAGTGTTTCTGACCCAGTGTCACTAGGACAGACTTGGCCATAGCAGATCTATTCACATGGATTCTGGATGACAATCAGAAGATATTCCTTATCTATGGAGAGACATGGACAGAATTAATTCACTctggaaattaaatttaataaatgaatatttcagCTAATCTACTTTTCTCTTCATTACATGGACCTTGTACAGACCAATGGTTTCCCACTttggctgcacatcagaatcatcCATTGAGCTTTTAAAGAAATATCCATTTCCCAGAGCCAGCCCCAAAGATTTTGATTTTGCTTCTATGGGGTAGGATCTCAGGCATggataatttcttttcttaaaagctCTCCAAGTGATTTTAATATGCAGCCAGGTTAAGAGTACAGGTGCAGAAAAAGCTTTAGTTTATGGGCAATTCTGATTTGACAGATGTGCAACAGAGAAATTTGTTCTAGACTAGACTTAGGAGCATTAGCCTGTTTTACAGTCACGTAGTAACACTGGGTATGTAATTCCTTCAAGGAAAGCAGTGCTTCTGGCAGCTGTCTCCCAGTGGATTAGGTGGATGTGCTCACCCATGGGGGGTGCTTAATACTCTACAGGCCTTGGACACCCCCGCCTTTATCCCCAGGACAGGGGACATTTCCCCTGCTCTCCAGAGTCTGTGTGCTAAATTCACTGAAAATGACACCTACATCTCCTACATTTTTTGATTACTAATAATAAATGCAAGTGGGCAAAATTCAGTTTGTTCAAAGGTCAAATTAATTGCtaatgtaataaaattttcagGCTGGAATTTTCAGATTCAAACATCTTCATTTTGTAATCAAAGAATATTATGTTTCATGCTGTATATTAAAAGCTATACTCCCCACTCTTTGAAACAAGGCTTTTGTCAGTAAGGTAGAAAGATACtttaaatatgaaatgaaatgcCATATTACCTGGAGCTACCATGATTTCATGCTTCTTCGATCTGATCCTAAGAAAAGTGAGGTCGTTCTGAGGATCAATATCGCGGACTGTGCTCTTGGCTTTCATTGTCAGCTGATGGAGAAGACCTGCATACTGAACTGTTGTCGAGTTGTCCAAGGTTGTTCGGATCGGAATGCCTGTTATGAGATTTAATTTTgggttaacatttttttctgattataaaagta includes:
- the DYNLRB2 gene encoding dynein light chain roadblock-type 2 yields the protein MAEVEETLKRIQSHKGVIGTMVVNAEGIPIRTTLDNSTTVQYAGLLHQLTMKAKSTVRDIDPQNDLTFLRIRSKKHEIMVAPDKEYLLIVIQNPCE